The following are encoded in a window of Psychrobacter sp. P11F6 genomic DNA:
- a CDS encoding cupin domain-containing protein → MLIHADFTRRAALTPEQHQWIKSPQNGVERVMLDRVGAEKARATSLVRYAPNSYFPHHLHPGGEEILVLSGTFSADDEHYPAGWYLRNPPTSGHKPYSDEGAVIFVKLRQMPTDEPHYVAIDTKDNAYWQQQGSRDVCPLFSGDNEKVSLQRIKAGELLFNKAVCGGAEILVLAGELIDEGQVYQRSGWIRLPAGEHAQIQAGSEGTTVYLKTGHLMQVIGL, encoded by the coding sequence ATGCTTATTCATGCAGACTTTACTCGCCGCGCTGCCCTTACACCTGAGCAACACCAGTGGATTAAGTCACCACAAAATGGGGTAGAGCGCGTGATGCTTGACCGTGTGGGTGCAGAAAAAGCACGTGCCACTAGCCTTGTACGCTATGCGCCCAATTCTTATTTTCCGCATCATCTACATCCGGGTGGTGAAGAAATTTTAGTATTGTCAGGTACTTTTTCTGCAGATGACGAACATTACCCAGCAGGTTGGTATTTGCGCAATCCACCGACCTCAGGACACAAGCCTTATAGTGATGAAGGCGCAGTGATTTTCGTCAAGCTACGCCAAATGCCAACTGATGAACCTCATTATGTGGCTATCGATACTAAAGATAATGCTTATTGGCAACAGCAGGGCAGCCGTGATGTTTGTCCTCTATTCTCAGGTGACAATGAGAAAGTGAGTTTGCAGCGTATCAAGGCAGGCGAGTTACTGTTTAATAAGGCAGTCTGTGGCGGTGCAGAAATACTGGTCTTAGCAGGCGAGTTGATAGATGAGGGTCAAGTTTATCAGCGCAGCGGCTGGATACGTCTGCCAGCAGGTGAGCATGCGCAAATACAGGCAGGATCTGAAGGGACTACAGTGTATCTCAAGACAGGTCATTTAATGCAAGTGATAGGGTTGTAA
- a CDS encoding DUF2058 domain-containing protein: MAKNALQAQLLKAGLVDSKKAKKISKQTQHAKRTGDSESMEAKKALAEAQAKKLEKDQKLNQEKQRILEEKMLKANIVQMIKQHQIADTNGDVNYQFVDNSKVKKIFVTQKLYDQIVAGHVVIARLEEGYALLPRPLADRIDAKMEGFMVVSNDTSEEVLAEDDPYAAYVIPDDLMW; this comes from the coding sequence ATGGCAAAAAATGCCCTACAGGCTCAGTTATTAAAAGCAGGATTGGTGGATAGCAAAAAAGCCAAGAAAATCAGCAAGCAGACTCAGCATGCCAAGCGTACTGGTGACTCAGAAAGCATGGAAGCGAAAAAAGCGTTGGCAGAAGCCCAAGCGAAAAAACTAGAGAAAGATCAAAAGCTCAATCAAGAAAAGCAACGTATTTTAGAAGAGAAGATGCTCAAGGCTAATATCGTACAGATGATTAAGCAGCATCAGATTGCCGATACCAATGGCGATGTTAATTATCAATTTGTCGATAATTCTAAGGTTAAAAAAATCTTTGTCACTCAAAAACTATATGACCAAATCGTCGCCGGTCATGTGGTGATTGCACGCTTAGAAGAAGGCTATGCGCTACTTCCCCGTCCGTTGGCAGATCGTATCGATGCAAAAATGGAGGGCTTCATGGTCGTGTCTAACGATACATCAGAAGAAGTACTGGCAGAAGATGATCCTTATGCCGCTTATGTGATTCCAGATGATTTGATGTGGTAA
- a CDS encoding universal stress protein, giving the protein MTTSQHILACIDGSAVTESVCDYAAWYASKLNLPVALLHVSEVPASTRRDLSGAIGVNSRQFLLEELTQLDEQRAKVVNSYSNALVQDAKSHIQGNFTQVDIRIYQRRGKLLPAIEHFKAENRAIVMGRRGEDHKSSRINIGSQIETVARASDVPILICSETFKEPSSYMIAFDGSKTAIKAAWMVARSPVLKGLQGHIVMIGNHNDASKQSLSAAAAQLEDADFSVAAHHLSASDAVDGLLRFQVENNIDMMVVGAYGHSKLQQLFLGSTTTEIIASTLSPVILVR; this is encoded by the coding sequence ATGACAACATCACAGCACATTTTAGCCTGTATAGACGGCTCGGCAGTGACTGAATCGGTTTGTGACTATGCAGCATGGTATGCCAGTAAGTTAAATTTACCTGTAGCGTTGTTGCATGTGAGTGAGGTTCCAGCCTCGACCAGACGCGATTTGTCAGGCGCAATAGGAGTCAATAGCCGCCAGTTTTTATTGGAGGAATTAACACAGTTAGATGAGCAAAGAGCGAAGGTGGTGAACAGTTATAGCAATGCTTTGGTACAAGACGCAAAAAGCCATATCCAAGGTAACTTTACTCAGGTCGATATTCGTATCTATCAACGTCGCGGTAAGCTGTTACCTGCCATTGAGCATTTCAAAGCAGAAAATCGTGCCATCGTCATGGGACGCCGAGGTGAAGATCACAAAAGCAGCCGTATTAATATCGGTAGCCAAATCGAAACCGTTGCCCGCGCATCTGACGTTCCTATATTAATTTGCTCAGAGACGTTCAAAGAACCCAGCTCATATATGATAGCTTTTGATGGTAGCAAAACGGCTATTAAAGCAGCATGGATGGTTGCGAGGAGTCCTGTATTAAAAGGGTTGCAAGGTCATATCGTCATGATAGGCAATCATAACGACGCGTCAAAACAAAGCTTAAGCGCCGCAGCGGCACAATTGGAGGACGCAGATTTTAGCGTCGCGGCACATCATTTATCTGCCTCCGATGCCGTCGACGGCTTGTTAAGGTTTCAGGTAGAAAACAACATTGATATGATGGTGGTGGGTGCTTATGGACATTCGAAATTGCAACAATTATTCCTTGGTAGTACCACGACAGAAATTATCGCCAGCACGCTATCTCCTGTGATTTTAGTACGTTGA